A portion of the Clostridium gelidum genome contains these proteins:
- a CDS encoding methyl-accepting chemotaxis protein encodes MKWFNNLNMSKKLIPAFVSISLLIVLVGAFGIRNMQTIHKNAAKMYAQNLMSIEKMNKIKQDTLEIRYSLLKISNQENRDNQNPGLIKEIEDFATDTDKIISDYEKTLLSEEEKPTFEKLKKDLQEFRIIYADVIKLANEKEFNKSKVRFTEIATARANLFKDLEDQIQINQEQAMASDKQNTDTYSTSLYFIIAVIIIGLALAITIGTFISITIDKQLKKVLNFAEAIGDGDLTKKIEIDSKDEIGRLSKALNKAGENIKQLITEIVGSAEKINSASGDLSATTEEISSMMQASSEATETIAKGAQDLSATTEEVSASMDEIGMNTNNLAKKAEESKISGSDINKRAIQIKEKANENIKQNNVIYEEKRANIIHAIEEGKVVEDVKIMADSIGTISEQTNLLALNAAIEAARAGEQGKGFAVVAEEVKKLAEQSTEAVTKIQSMVTQVRNAFDALSSSSEDMLDYMVNSVKPSYTLLLDTGIQYEKDAEFVSNMAIGIFNSTKQMNETVEQVNIAFEGVSATAEETAAGSEEVLASISEITKAVEQVAESAQSQAELAQDLHELVQKFKI; translated from the coding sequence ATGAAGTGGTTTAATAACTTAAACATGTCTAAAAAATTGATACCAGCATTTGTAAGTATATCTTTACTAATAGTCCTAGTTGGGGCTTTTGGAATAAGAAATATGCAAACTATACATAAAAATGCTGCAAAAATGTATGCACAAAATCTTATGTCTATAGAAAAGATGAACAAAATTAAGCAGGATACCTTAGAGATAAGATATAGCTTGTTAAAAATTTCAAATCAAGAAAATAGAGATAATCAAAATCCTGGATTGATTAAAGAAATTGAAGATTTTGCTACTGATACAGACAAAATAATTAGTGACTATGAAAAGACTTTATTATCTGAAGAGGAAAAACCTACATTTGAAAAACTAAAAAAGGATTTACAAGAATTTAGAATAATTTATGCTGATGTAATAAAATTAGCAAATGAAAAAGAGTTTAACAAATCTAAAGTTAGATTTACAGAAATTGCTACAGCTAGAGCTAATTTGTTTAAAGACTTGGAAGATCAAATTCAAATTAATCAAGAACAAGCAATGGCTTCAGATAAACAAAATACAGATACATATAGTACTTCTTTATATTTTATTATAGCTGTAATAATTATTGGACTAGCACTTGCTATAACAATTGGTACATTTATATCAATTACCATAGACAAGCAATTGAAGAAGGTCTTAAATTTTGCAGAAGCTATAGGTGATGGTGATTTAACTAAAAAAATAGAAATAGATAGCAAAGATGAAATAGGAAGACTTTCTAAGGCTTTAAATAAAGCTGGAGAAAATATAAAACAGCTTATAACTGAGATTGTAGGCAGTGCAGAAAAGATAAATTCAGCCAGTGGAGATTTGTCTGCTACAACAGAAGAGATATCTTCAATGATGCAAGCTTCAAGTGAAGCTACTGAGACAATTGCTAAAGGTGCTCAAGACTTAAGTGCTACAACAGAAGAAGTAAGTGCTTCAATGGATGAAATAGGAATGAACACAAATAACTTAGCTAAGAAGGCTGAAGAATCAAAAATTTCTGGCAGTGATATAAATAAAAGAGCTATTCAAATAAAAGAAAAAGCTAATGAAAACATAAAACAAAACAATGTAATATATGAAGAAAAGAGAGCCAATATCATACATGCAATTGAAGAGGGCAAAGTGGTGGAAGACGTTAAAATAATGGCTGATTCTATTGGAACCATATCTGAACAAACTAATCTTCTTGCACTAAATGCAGCAATAGAGGCAGCAAGAGCTGGAGAACAAGGAAAAGGCTTTGCAGTAGTGGCTGAAGAAGTTAAAAAATTAGCGGAACAGTCAACTGAAGCTGTAACAAAAATTCAAAGTATGGTTACTCAAGTAAGGAATGCCTTTGATGCATTATCTTCAAGTAGTGAAGATATGCTAGATTACATGGTAAATAGCGTGAAACCAAGTTACACTTTGCTTTTAGATACTGGAATACAATATGAAAAAGATGCTGAATTTGTAAGCAATATGGCTATAGGTATATTTAATTCTACGAAGCAGATGAATGAAACAGTGGAACAAGTGAATATAGCATTTGAAGGGGTTTCTGCTACAGCGGAAGAAACCGCTGCTGGTTCAGAAGAAGTACTAGCTAGCATAAGTGAGATTACAAAGGCAGTGGAGCAAGTAGCAGAATCTGCTCAGAGTCAAGCTGAATTGGCACAAGATCTTCATGAATTAGTACAGAAATTTAAAATTTAA
- a CDS encoding glycosyltransferase family 2 protein yields the protein MNKKRVLVGSPVYQKPEILDAFLNSLKNLNRNNIDIDYMFVDDNKDEKSSKLLEEFKREESKVIIMLGTEQGVYLCNEESHYWDDNLMLKVANYKNSIIDYAIENNYDYLFFVDSDLILHPDLIEHLKVANKDIVSEIFWSQWHKDRPLEPNVWLFDEYDLVPKRLGENLSEKEMELREIEFLNKLRIPGLYEVGGLGACTLISRAALVEGVNFKPIKNLTIHGEDRFFCIRAAVLGLDLFVDTHYPAYHIYREEDLEGVKDYVNVCEVDCNFVRKHKENGNKITLSMIVKNEEGRYLRQMLNSLKEHIDEAVIIDDASSDNTVNMCKEILKGIPLHIIQNEKSMFGNEINLRKKQWDETIKTNPDWILNLDADEILEESFWNNAQKLINDQNYDFYCFRLYDMWNATDYREDKYWNSHSVYRPFLMRYQPDFKYTWKETSQHCGRFPINTFFFSKATSKFRVKHLGWATQEDRIEKFKRYELLDPNAIYGIKEQYDSIMDTNPNLIKWEAGETR from the coding sequence TTGAATAAAAAAAGAGTATTAGTTGGTAGTCCAGTATATCAGAAACCAGAAATATTGGATGCCTTTTTAAATTCCTTAAAAAATCTTAATAGGAATAACATTGATATAGATTATATGTTTGTTGATGATAATAAAGATGAAAAATCCAGTAAGTTATTAGAAGAGTTTAAAAGAGAAGAATCAAAAGTTATTATAATGCTTGGCACTGAACAGGGCGTGTATTTATGTAATGAAGAATCACATTATTGGGATGATAACTTAATGTTAAAAGTAGCAAATTACAAAAATTCTATAATTGATTATGCAATAGAAAATAATTATGATTATTTATTTTTTGTGGATTCAGATTTGATTTTGCACCCTGATTTGATTGAACATTTAAAGGTGGCAAATAAGGACATTGTCTCTGAAATATTTTGGAGCCAGTGGCATAAGGACAGACCTTTAGAACCAAATGTTTGGCTCTTTGATGAATATGACTTGGTACCTAAAAGATTAGGTGAAAACTTAAGCGAAAAAGAGATGGAATTAAGGGAAATTGAGTTTTTGAATAAGCTTAGAATCCCAGGATTATATGAAGTGGGTGGGCTGGGAGCATGTACATTGATTAGTAGAGCTGCACTTGTGGAAGGCGTTAATTTTAAGCCTATTAAAAATTTAACTATACATGGAGAAGATAGGTTTTTCTGCATAAGGGCAGCTGTTCTTGGTCTTGACCTTTTTGTTGATACTCACTATCCTGCATATCATATTTATAGAGAAGAAGATTTGGAAGGCGTGAAAGACTATGTAAATGTTTGCGAAGTAGATTGTAACTTTGTACGTAAACATAAAGAAAATGGGAATAAAATAACTCTTTCTATGATAGTCAAAAATGAGGAAGGACGTTATCTAAGGCAGATGCTAAATAGTTTGAAGGAACATATTGATGAAGCTGTTATTATTGATGATGCAAGCTCTGATAACACAGTAAATATGTGTAAGGAAATACTTAAAGGCATTCCGTTACATATTATACAAAATGAAAAATCTATGTTTGGAAACGAGATAAATCTTAGAAAAAAGCAATGGGATGAAACTATAAAAACAAATCCTGATTGGATTTTAAACCTTGATGCAGATGAAATATTAGAAGAGAGTTTTTGGAACAATGCACAAAAACTTATTAATGATCAGAATTACGATTTTTATTGCTTTAGACTATATGATATGTGGAATGCAACTGACTATCGAGAGGATAAATATTGGAATTCGCACAGTGTTTATAGACCATTTTTAATGAGATACCAACCTGATTTTAAGTATACATGGAAGGAAACATCTCAACACTGTGGAAGATTTCCTATAAATACTTTCTTTTTTTCAAAAGCTACATCTAAATTTAGAGTTAAACATCTTGGATGGGCAACACAAGAAGATAGAATAGAAAAATTTAAAAGATATGAACTTTTAGATCCTAATGCTATATATGGAATTAAGGAGCAATACGATTCGATTATGGATACCAATCCCAATTTGATAAAGTGGGAAGCGGGAGAAACTAGATGA
- the helD gene encoding RNA polymerase recycling motor HelD — MDENLKQERKILVEKKKVIETELYEKKKSIEEIEKKVRLLSKEAKGSYSEEKQTIEKIFNYVSQDIEKYEESLNEPYFGRVDFRERTRFTESIYIGKKGISNSKDGEEIVVDWRAPVADLYYSGTGGDSYYTAPAGIIEGKLELKRKFLYKNGDIEQLFDEGINDIIINQEEGNNLVDEFLKINLEETRGKKLKEVVATIQKEQNEIIRWPKNLPIIVQGSAGSGKTTIALHRLAYLIYIYKETMSGDEILVLAPNKLFLNYISDILPSLGAEEVNQSTFEELILAKLKLKGKVYNKDEKLLRIIEERNEEKKKLIVNSSKVKGTLVFKTMIDRYVSLVERSNLDIKDIKVGNEILFDKNEIKRLYIKDLKSYPINKRKNEIKKYLNLKIKGSIETLLLQIDREWEKEISEIRNKFKDSEERRKSLINLYEERDKIKDHVKNDSKKEFNAYFKDWKEINSRDIYYNFYNDDLFEIATDKKIPKILAQYMKEEFNSNYENNIIDEDDLAALAYIRILLEGIDEKEKFKYIIVDEAQDYSPFQVYLVNRFAKGNALTLVGDLAQGIYYYKGLKTWEDITEKVFEGNATYVQLTQSYRSTVEIIDLAQKTLNAQNLGLKDAKPVLRHGTKPEIIKIKDDEEYYNVIVEIIKNVKDQGKRSVAIITKDILEASKIYKILKKKSIYTFELIEGKEKELKEDLIIIPSYLTKGLEFDCTIILNPSEENYKENTLDQRLLYVSLTRALHLEYIIEKDKITKLI; from the coding sequence ATGGATGAGAATTTGAAACAAGAAAGAAAAATATTAGTAGAAAAGAAAAAAGTAATAGAAACAGAATTATATGAAAAAAAGAAAAGCATTGAGGAAATAGAAAAAAAGGTTAGACTTTTAAGCAAAGAAGCAAAAGGAAGTTATAGTGAAGAAAAACAAACCATTGAAAAGATATTTAATTATGTATCTCAAGATATTGAGAAATATGAGGAGTCATTAAATGAGCCTTATTTTGGTAGAGTGGATTTTAGAGAGCGCACAAGATTTACTGAGAGTATATACATTGGTAAAAAAGGCATAAGTAATAGTAAGGATGGAGAGGAAATAGTTGTTGATTGGAGAGCACCTGTTGCTGATCTTTACTATAGTGGAACTGGTGGAGATTCGTATTATACAGCACCAGCTGGAATAATTGAAGGCAAATTAGAATTAAAAAGGAAATTTCTATATAAGAATGGGGATATAGAACAGTTATTTGATGAAGGAATTAATGATATTATTATAAATCAAGAAGAGGGTAATAATTTAGTTGATGAATTTCTAAAAATAAACCTTGAAGAAACTAGGGGGAAAAAATTAAAGGAAGTTGTTGCAACAATTCAAAAAGAACAAAATGAGATAATAAGATGGCCTAAAAATTTACCTATAATTGTGCAGGGTTCAGCAGGTTCTGGAAAAACTACAATAGCATTACATAGATTGGCATATCTCATTTATATATATAAGGAAACAATGAGTGGGGATGAAATTTTAGTTTTAGCTCCTAATAAATTGTTTTTAAATTATATTTCAGATATTTTACCTAGTCTTGGAGCAGAAGAGGTAAATCAAAGTACCTTTGAAGAATTGATATTAGCAAAGCTTAAATTAAAAGGAAAAGTATATAATAAAGATGAAAAATTACTGAGAATAATAGAAGAAAGAAATGAAGAAAAGAAAAAATTAATAGTGAATTCTAGTAAAGTAAAAGGAACATTAGTATTTAAAACAATGATTGATAGGTATGTTTCATTAGTTGAAAGAAGTAACCTTGATATAAAGGACATTAAAGTTGGAAATGAAATATTGTTTGACAAAAATGAAATAAAGAGATTGTATATTAAAGATTTAAAATCCTATCCTATAAATAAGAGAAAAAATGAGATAAAGAAGTATTTGAATTTAAAAATAAAAGGAAGCATTGAAACTTTATTATTACAAATAGATAGAGAATGGGAAAAAGAAATAAGTGAAATTAGAAATAAATTTAAAGATTCAGAGGAAAGAAGAAAATCCCTTATAAATCTGTATGAAGAAAGAGATAAAATAAAAGATCATGTAAAGAATGATAGTAAAAAAGAATTTAATGCTTATTTCAAAGACTGGAAAGAAATAAACTCAAGAGATATTTATTACAATTTTTATAATGATGATTTATTTGAAATAGCTACTGATAAGAAAATACCTAAAATTTTAGCACAATATATGAAGGAAGAATTTAATAGTAACTATGAAAATAATATAATCGATGAAGATGATTTAGCAGCCCTTGCATATATAAGAATTTTACTAGAGGGAATAGATGAAAAAGAAAAGTTTAAATATATTATAGTAGATGAAGCTCAAGATTATAGTCCATTTCAAGTTTATTTGGTTAATAGATTTGCTAAAGGGAATGCATTAACATTAGTAGGAGACTTAGCTCAAGGAATTTATTATTATAAGGGATTAAAAACATGGGAGGATATAACGGAAAAGGTTTTTGAGGGAAATGCAACATATGTTCAATTAACTCAAAGCTATAGATCAACTGTTGAAATAATTGATTTAGCCCAAAAGACATTAAATGCTCAAAATTTAGGTCTTAAGGATGCTAAACCAGTTTTAAGACATGGCACAAAGCCTGAAATAATAAAAATTAAAGATGATGAAGAATATTATAATGTAATAGTTGAAATTATAAAAAATGTAAAAGATCAGGGAAAACGTAGTGTAGCAATAATAACAAAGGATATTTTAGAAGCATCAAAAATCTATAAAATTCTAAAGAAGAAAAGCATATATACTTTTGAATTAATAGAAGGTAAAGAAAAGGAATTAAAAGAAGATTTAATAATAATTCCTTCATATTTAACAAAAGGGTTAGAATTTGATTGTACTATAATACTAAATCCAAGTGAAGAAAATTATAAAGAGAATACATTAGACCAAAGATTATTATACGTGTCATTAACTAGGGCACTACATTTAGAATATATAATTGAAAAAGATAAGATTACAAAGTTAATTTAA
- a CDS encoding AbrB/MazE/SpoVT family DNA-binding domain-containing protein, with product MKSIGIVRKVDELGRIVLPAELRNSLGIEKKSPLEIYVESEYIILKKYQPDCIFCGDVKDVILYKGRNICPVCFEEMKSLNK from the coding sequence ATGAAATCTATAGGTATTGTAAGAAAAGTAGACGAGCTTGGCAGAATTGTATTACCAGCCGAATTAAGAAATTCATTAGGTATTGAAAAGAAAAGTCCATTAGAAATTTATGTCGAGAGTGAATATATTATTCTAAAAAAATATCAACCTGATTGCATTTTTTGTGGCGATGTTAAAGATGTTATTCTATATAAAGGGAGAAACATTTGTCCAGTATGTTTTGAAGAAATGAAGTCACTAAATAAGTAA
- a CDS encoding methyl-accepting chemotaxis protein — protein sequence MKSIRIKIFSAIVICSILISLLIGFVSISNSTNVSETNSREKLTLICQNKTNELNGTISKVEQSVNTLGKIVLDNLDDVNKFSKDAEYVQNYQDRIEAIAKEFGENTDGAMTFYIRFNPQITPPTSGVFYSKSSEKGNFEKLVPTDFSKYDPSDAEHVGWYYIPVNAKKPIWMDPYLNSNINVTMVSYVVPLFKDGKSIGIVGMDIDFKTIQNIVGNTKVYDSGYGFLLNGKYDIMSHPELSMKENLVTTDNGSMKIITDEMSKNSSSDKQFSYTYKGVSKNLSFNNLSNGWIFALTAPVDEILKQSNNLIKIISMFVIIGLILSGLVAFYLGNVISKPIVKITAIIKKAENLDLTYDNDFDHLLKYKDEIGQLSNAFNHMRIEFVALIKQILEKSQDMSSSGEELSATVEELTVKAVNIEKAINNITYDMQETNASSEEISASIQEVDSSINILSSKAMEGSNNAIQSKERATEIQRKGKLSIDETRRLYAEKKQKGLKAIEDGKIVENIKVMADTIANISEETNLLALNAAIEAARAGEQGKGFAVVADEVKKLAEQSALAVASIQDTIVRVQRAFKNLSDNSKEVLTFIYENVDPQLEGIEKIGEEYYHDAEFVTNMSDEIASMSEELAATINQVSEAVQNTAETSQKSSENAETIKDSINETTKAIGQLSQVSQNQAKLAEKLNEMVSRFKV from the coding sequence ATGAAAAGCATAAGAATCAAAATATTTTCGGCTATTGTAATATGTTCTATTCTAATTTCATTACTAATTGGATTTGTAAGCATCTCAAATTCAACCAATGTGTCTGAAACAAATTCAAGAGAAAAATTAACTTTAATATGTCAAAACAAAACAAATGAACTTAATGGAACAATTTCTAAAGTAGAACAATCAGTAAATACTCTTGGGAAAATAGTATTAGACAATTTAGACGATGTAAATAAATTTTCAAAAGATGCTGAGTATGTACAAAATTATCAAGATCGTATTGAAGCTATAGCTAAAGAATTTGGAGAAAATACAGATGGGGCAATGACATTTTATATAAGGTTCAATCCTCAAATTACGCCACCAACATCTGGAGTTTTTTATTCGAAATCAAGTGAAAAAGGCAATTTTGAAAAGTTAGTGCCTACTGACTTTAGTAAATATGATCCTAGTGATGCAGAACATGTTGGATGGTATTATATACCAGTAAATGCAAAGAAGCCAATTTGGATGGATCCATACTTAAATTCTAATATTAATGTAACTATGGTTTCTTATGTAGTACCTTTATTTAAAGATGGAAAGTCTATTGGGATAGTTGGTATGGACATTGATTTTAAAACAATTCAAAATATTGTTGGAAATACTAAGGTTTATGATTCGGGATATGGTTTTTTACTTAATGGGAAATATGATATTATGTCTCATCCTGAACTTAGTATGAAAGAGAATTTAGTCACTACAGATAATGGCTCTATGAAAATAATAACAGATGAAATGAGCAAAAATTCATCTTCTGATAAACAATTTTCATATACATATAAAGGTGTAAGCAAAAATTTAAGTTTCAATAATCTTTCAAATGGATGGATTTTTGCATTAACAGCACCTGTAGATGAGATTTTAAAACAATCAAATAATCTAATTAAAATAATAAGTATGTTTGTTATAATTGGATTGATTTTATCAGGCTTAGTTGCTTTTTATCTTGGTAATGTAATTTCAAAACCTATAGTCAAAATTACAGCTATTATAAAAAAAGCTGAAAATCTCGATCTAACTTATGATAATGATTTTGATCATCTATTAAAATATAAAGATGAAATAGGTCAACTTTCTAATGCATTTAACCATATGAGAATAGAATTTGTGGCACTTATTAAACAAATATTAGAAAAATCACAGGATATGAGCTCATCTGGTGAAGAACTTTCTGCTACAGTGGAAGAACTTACAGTAAAAGCAGTAAATATAGAAAAAGCAATAAATAATATAACATATGATATGCAGGAAACAAACGCATCATCAGAAGAAATAAGTGCATCTATTCAAGAAGTAGATTCAAGTATTAACATATTATCGAGTAAAGCCATGGAAGGAAGCAACAATGCAATTCAATCAAAAGAAAGGGCTACAGAGATTCAGAGGAAAGGAAAATTATCTATAGATGAAACAAGAAGGTTATATGCTGAAAAGAAACAAAAGGGATTAAAAGCAATTGAAGATGGCAAGATAGTAGAAAATATAAAGGTAATGGCTGATACTATTGCAAATATATCAGAAGAAACAAATCTACTTGCACTCAATGCAGCCATTGAAGCTGCAAGAGCTGGAGAGCAAGGAAAAGGATTTGCGGTGGTAGCTGATGAAGTAAAGAAGCTTGCAGAACAATCAGCATTGGCAGTGGCTAGTATACAAGATACAATTGTAAGGGTTCAAAGAGCATTTAAAAATCTTTCTGATAATAGCAAGGAAGTCTTAACATTTATATATGAAAATGTAGATCCGCAGTTAGAAGGTATAGAGAAAATTGGTGAAGAGTATTATCATGATGCAGAATTTGTGACCAACATGTCTGATGAAATAGCATCTATGTCAGAGGAGCTAGCAGCTACAATAAATCAAGTAAGTGAAGCAGTACAAAATACAGCTGAAACTTCGCAAAAATCATCTGAAAATGCTGAAACAATAAAAGATAGTATTAATGAAACCACAAAAGCTATAGGACAGTTATCACAAGTATCGCAAAATCAAGCTAAGCTTGCTGAAAAACTTAATGAAATGGTTAGTAGATTTAAGGTTTAA
- a CDS encoding cupin domain-containing protein produces the protein MYTAEYFVENLNMTAHPEGGFYKETFASTENISDKDLDVNFEGSRMLWTSIYFLLRDGEVSNFHRLKSDEMWYYHSGSPLTIYMISPEGKLKTEQLGLNIENGEKPQVLVPKDYIFGSAMNNKGYALVGCNVSPGFEFRDFELFERRFLLEKYPEYKKTILKLTK, from the coding sequence ATGTACACAGCAGAATATTTTGTGGAAAATCTAAACATGACAGCTCATCCTGAAGGCGGCTTTTATAAGGAAACTTTTGCATCAACAGAAAATATCTCAGACAAAGATTTGGATGTTAATTTTGAAGGTTCAAGAATGCTTTGGACAAGTATATACTTCTTACTTAGAGATGGAGAAGTTTCAAATTTTCACAGATTAAAATCTGATGAAATGTGGTATTACCATTCTGGTTCACCACTAACTATTTATATGATTAGCCCTGAAGGAAAACTTAAGACTGAACAACTTGGCCTTAATATTGAAAATGGTGAAAAACCTCAAGTATTAGTCCCTAAAGACTATATATTTGGATCTGCAATGAATAATAAAGGATATGCATTAGTTGGCTGCAATGTTTCACCAGGATTTGAATTTAGAGATTTTGAATTATTTGAAAGAAGATTCTTATTGGAAAAATATCCTGAATATAAGAAGACAATTCTTAAGCTTACAAAATAA
- a CDS encoding LemA family protein has protein sequence MNKSMKIILVIAGILIILAIPIGGYNSLVSLEQNVNSSSSNIDTQLQRRNDLIPNLVSTVKGYATQEKTIFTDIANARSKLAGATNVSDKANADTALSGSLSRLLAIVENYPDLKSNQNFRDLSIQLEGTENRIAVARQDYNTSVNNYNTKRRRFPSNIIASLFGFQEKALYKASEGAKDVPSVDFTK, from the coding sequence ATGAATAAAAGTATGAAAATAATATTAGTCATAGCTGGGATTTTAATAATTTTAGCTATTCCTATTGGTGGTTACAATAGCTTAGTTTCTCTTGAACAAAATGTTAACTCATCATCCTCAAACATTGATACTCAACTTCAAAGAAGAAATGATTTAATTCCTAATTTAGTTAGTACTGTTAAAGGATATGCTACTCAAGAAAAAACCATCTTCACAGATATAGCTAATGCAAGAAGTAAATTAGCTGGTGCTACCAATGTATCAGATAAAGCTAATGCAGATACTGCACTTTCTGGTTCTCTGTCAAGATTATTAGCTATTGTTGAGAATTATCCTGATTTAAAATCAAATCAAAATTTTAGAGATTTATCAATTCAATTGGAGGGAACAGAAAATAGAATTGCAGTAGCTAGACAAGATTATAATACTTCTGTAAATAATTATAATACTAAAAGAAGAAGATTCCCTAGTAATATAATAGCCTCATTATTTGGTTTCCAAGAAAAAGCGCTTTATAAAGCAAGCGAGGGTGCCAAAGATGTGCCTTCTGTGGATTTTACTAAGTGA
- a CDS encoding NADPH-dependent oxidoreductase produces the protein MNDIIKSIQNHRSIRSFLDTEVSEEVIDELLKASQSMPNSINGQQTSVIVIRDKKTKSQIAKLAGDQKWIEDANVFLLFVMDFYKTYKAGEKTGNPQVIHESIESTLVGSFDGGLAMGGAIIAAESLGLGIVPIGGIRRSPSKIINLLELPEYTYPLAGLAIGYPADNSRKKPRMPLNSFKHNEKYHTEVLDKAIDDYDKEMETYLKEIGREKEVNWSTATSSVYKSVYFPKVYPTLKDQGFNNDK, from the coding sequence ATGAACGATATAATAAAATCAATACAAAATCATAGATCTATTAGATCTTTTTTAGACACTGAAGTATCAGAGGAAGTTATTGATGAGCTTCTAAAAGCTTCTCAATCTATGCCTAATTCAATAAATGGTCAACAAACTTCTGTTATTGTAATTAGAGATAAAAAAACAAAATCACAAATAGCTAAATTAGCAGGAGATCAGAAATGGATAGAAGATGCAAATGTATTCTTACTGTTTGTTATGGATTTTTATAAGACATACAAAGCTGGTGAAAAAACTGGAAATCCTCAAGTTATACATGAAAGTATAGAAAGTACTTTAGTAGGTTCTTTTGATGGTGGACTTGCAATGGGAGGCGCAATAATTGCCGCAGAATCTTTAGGCCTTGGTATTGTACCAATAGGAGGAATTAGAAGAAGCCCTTCTAAAATAATAAATTTGCTTGAATTACCAGAATATACTTATCCTCTTGCAGGACTTGCTATTGGATATCCTGCTGATAATTCAAGAAAGAAACCAAGAATGCCTCTTAATTCCTTTAAGCATAATGAAAAATATCATACTGAAGTTTTAGATAAGGCAATAGATGATTATGATAAAGAAATGGAAACTTATTTAAAAGAAATTGGAAGAGAAAAAGAAGTAAATTGGAGTACTGCAACTTCATCTGTTTATAAATCTGTTTATTTTCCAAAAGTTTATCCTACACTAAAAGACCAAGGTTTTAATAACGATAAATAG
- a CDS encoding TPM domain-containing protein → MKIINKNRFLNLFVCFLLLVISLLSFSARADIKLPSPTTYKYLNDYVNVISETERNSIISIGKELEDKTGAQAVVVVIDSTNNVPIEDYAINLFRNWGIGQKNKDNGLLILLAVNDRAWRVEVGRGLEGAIPDALSNRVMESIAKLSFAQGKYGEGLLNSYSALCDYAAKEYNVTLDKSLNISVPNNTTVSSTNVKIFGIIFIGLMLLDLVFNRGRISYLLLQIFFLNSLFRGNGPKGGSTGGGGFGGFGGGSSGGGGSSGSW, encoded by the coding sequence GTGAAAATAATCAACAAAAATAGATTTTTAAACTTATTTGTATGTTTTCTTCTTTTAGTAATTTCACTTTTATCTTTTTCAGCACGTGCTGATATTAAACTTCCTTCTCCAACAACTTATAAATATTTAAATGATTATGTTAATGTAATTAGCGAAACAGAACGAAATAGCATAATTTCTATCGGAAAAGAATTAGAAGATAAAACAGGCGCACAAGCCGTTGTAGTTGTAATAGACTCAACCAATAATGTTCCTATTGAAGATTATGCTATTAATCTCTTTAGAAATTGGGGCATTGGTCAAAAGAATAAGGATAATGGTTTATTAATACTTTTAGCTGTAAATGACAGAGCTTGGAGAGTAGAAGTTGGTCGCGGGCTTGAAGGTGCCATTCCTGATGCATTAAGTAACAGAGTTATGGAATCAATTGCAAAACTTAGTTTTGCACAAGGTAAATATGGAGAAGGATTACTTAACTCTTATAGTGCATTGTGTGATTATGCTGCCAAAGAATATAATGTTACTTTAGATAAATCTTTAAACATATCCGTGCCTAATAATACTACAGTTTCAAGTACTAATGTTAAAATTTTTGGAATCATTTTCATAGGTTTGATGTTACTAGATTTAGTATTTAATAGAGGGCGGATTTCTTACCTGCTTTTACAAATTTTCTTTTTAAACAGTTTATTTAGAGGAAATGGCCCTAAAGGTGGATCTACCGGGGGGGGAGGTTTTGGCGGTTTTGGCGGTGGGTCTTCAGGCGGTGGTGGCTCTAGTGGAAGTTGGTAA